From the genome of Nicotiana sylvestris chromosome 2, ASM39365v2, whole genome shotgun sequence, one region includes:
- the LOC138885183 gene encoding uncharacterized protein, which translates to MSDEVEVQDDDVPVVDEKVSEENFNTEVRIDIHDNEVETQDDMNPSREHKFIEMMKSLSINIPLVEALEQMLGYTKFMKDLVTKNRSMDCETIKMTHQVSAIVHSMAPKLEDPGTFTILYTIRSADFTKALCDLGASINLMPYSVFKTLGIGQPRATSIRLQMEDKTMKRPLGIIDDVLVRVDKFILPADFVIMECEVDYEVSIIFGRPFLATGKALVDV; encoded by the exons atgagtgatgaggttgaagtacaagatgatgatgttcctgtAGTTGATGAGAAAGTGAGTGAAGAGAATTTTAATAcagaagtgagaattgatattcatgataatgaggtggagactcaagatgatatgaacccatctagggaacac aagtttattgagatgatgaaaagcTTGTCAATCAATAttcctttggtggaagctcttgagcaaatgcTGGGTTACaccaagtttatgaaagacttggtgacaaaAAATAGATcaatggattgtgagaccatcaaaatgactcatcaagtaagtgcaattgtgcactcgatggctccaaagcttgaagatcctggcACTTTCACCATTCTATATACCATTAGGAGTGCGGATTTTACAAAGgcattgtgtgatttgggagcaagtatcaatttgatgccttactccgtgttcaaaactttgggtattggtcaaccgagAGCTACTTCAATAAGATTGCAAATGGAAGATAAAACAATGAAGAGGccgcttggtattattgatgatgttcttgtccgggtggacaagtttattttgcctgCTGACTTTGTAATTATGGAATGTGAGGTCGACTATGAGGTGTCGATAATatttggaagacctttcctagcaactgggaaggcattggttgatgtgtaa
- the LOC104234706 gene encoding uncharacterized protein: protein MPALPLTQKLYREKLDKQFEKFLDMLRQVNVNLPFTEVLSQMPAYAKFLKEILKNKRKVEDTKVVKLTEQCKAILQNKLSQKCGDPGSFTIPCSLGTLNFDKSLCDSGASINLKPVSIYIKLEKEIGEIRSVPIFLQLADQTTITPEGIGEDILVQVNKFIFPVDFIVVNMEENKDVPLISRKSNFSNG from the coding sequence ATGCCTGCTCTACCTTTAACCCAAAAGCTCTATAGAGAAAAGCTAGACAAGCAGTTTGAGAAATTTCTAGACATGCTAAGACAGGTTAATGTGAACCTGCCATTCACTGAAGTTCTCTCCCAAATGCCAGCTTATGCAAAGTTCTTGAAGGAGATCCTGAAAAATAAGAGGAAGGTAGAAGATACCAAGGTGGTCAAGCTCACAGAGCAATGCAAAGCAATCTTACAAAACAAACTCTCACAAAAGTGTGGTGATCCAGGAAGTTTTACAATACCTTGCTCTTTAGGCACTCTTAACTTTGATAAATCTTTATGTGATTCTGGTGCCTCAATTAATCTAAAGCCTGTGTCTATTTATATAAAACTGGAGAAAGAGATTGGAGAGATAAGGTCGGTGCCAATATTTTTGCAGTTGGCTGATCAAACGACTATAACACCCGAGGGGATAGGTGAAGATATTTTGGTGCAAGTGAATAAGTTCATATTTCCTGTAGATTTCATAGTGGTGAACATGGAGGAGAATAAGGACGTCCCCCTCATCTCTAGGAAGAGCAATTTTAGCAACGGGTAG